CAATCAATTGCTATAAGGTGGTCCAATGCACAGTAGCCATGCGTCATTGAACGATCTCTTTAGCCTTTGCTCCACGTTTATTAGCTGGCCACCTTTCACTTCATGTCCCTTTGCTAGCTCTTATCTTGTTATCTTGTAAGAAAGAAATATGCAACCATCTTGATTTGGACATGTTTGTAAGATGACATAAGGGATTCTAGCAGTTTATTTTGAGTGCGATGGGATTAATTTCAGATTTATTAATTAATTGTGAATGTCCATTATTGCTCCTAAAACTTTCTAAAAAAGATTATATACAATCAAGTAAGTAAGTAGCTTGCAAATAGCTAGAGCATGCAGTTTACAAGTAACTTGCAAGCAGTTCTGCAGGAAGCCGCTTGCTATTAGCTTAGGAGGAGTTCACTCATTAGTTTATGAACAGTTTCTGTTCTTCTATGAATAGGTAGCTacatcaatttttttttgtacatcaataaaatctctctcCCCCCAAATTCTTCTGCTGTATCTCTtaatttgtatttattttattttataacacatacattttctcttttatttattaattacgaAGAgtattgttacttcatttatctcaatttatgtgatatattttgtttaaatttattctaaaaaataatattttttatgtttaattatacTTTTaccttaaaatatttattttatttttaataagatAATTTATAACTTACATGAGACTTATTTGGTATCACAAACTTCAAAGCGTCTCATCAAACAAGATCGCCTAAAATGAGATTGAGAGAGTATTTTCTATTAGCACAATTATCGAGTAATTCACCCACTAAAATTTAAGTCTGTGCAAATAAATCACCTAACATTTGTTAACTTAATTTTGGTCTctcataattttatatgttttatTCACTGGGATCCATaggccaaaatatcaatttctctttcattttttgttGAAACTTAAAAAGGAATAATATTACTCCATCTGTTTAAATTTGTCGGATATACTTTTTTTATTGATCCGTTTAAAAAATGATacaattttatatttaaaaacaattcaactttaaattttctattttatctTAATGGAAGTCATTATAGGCACACCAATGTTATGACCCACAACTTTTATCATTTATACTTTTAAGaccataaattttaatttttattttttaaattttgtaccGAGTCAGGCTATTTCATATAAAGAAATGGAAGGAGTATAAATTTAAATGAAGATAGGCAAGGGAACTCTTTGTATATAAATGTTGAGGCTTTAGGGAGTTAGAAAAATGGTCACCTTATTTCCTAGGGTATTTAAGGCAGCCAAAGTACCTAATAATGGACACTTGTATAGAGTTGAATCAGCTTCAACTTTCATTTGAGAGAGGGGGCTGGGTTTGGAGCCGAGAAGACTTGAAACTTTTTTTACTTTGTTCAAGAAAACTCCTGCAAGAAACtacatttcttttttcttttttcccttaaataaataaggaaaatgaTAATTTTAAAATTTGCCATTTTGGAGGTGAAAACCACCTTATCTTCCTCTCGGAACATTAGACAAGAAGGAATTCAACTAAAGGACTTTGAGAGGCATTATTTTAGTCCAAAGTTGGTGAATACCATGGTTCAATTTTATCCAAAGTGACATTAAAGTAATCAAACTATAATAAAATAATTCACttaaatattgaaaaaatatcCAGTAGTCCAACTAAGGGAGGCTTGTGTCAATGGGGACCATCCCCTAGTTTGTCAAATTGCTTGAAGGATAAGCTTCCACCTACATGACCCCATCACAATCTTCAACAAATGCAAAGTTAAAGTCTCCATTCTCCATAGAGCCTTAACATCTCATATGGTTGAGTGGCAATTCCACACTAACTAAACTTCATGTGAAAAATTAGATTCTTGAATCCAATAATTCATCACCAAAAAAATTAGATCTCCATAACTAATAAGTTTTTGTTGCAACCCCACTATTCTTATTCCTACCTCTTTTCTTTTCACGTGAAAAACAGAAATGGATCTTGAAGAGTGGGAGGTTCTTCCTGAGGATGGGTTTCTTGAAATCCATGATGATGGTGGCAACAAGATTTTCTCAAGAAAATTTATTTCTGATTCCAATAGAGTTTTCCATGATTACTTTAGTTGTTCAACTCCAAATCCTTGTCAATTTGTCCACTCAACAGTGCACCCTAGAGTGCCAAAACAACTTATCCCACTCTCAATTCAACTAGAGCCAAGAATCCAGAAAACACAAGATGATGATCATGAGGTTTCTAAAGAAGTCATCACTACTCAAGTTCCTTTTGAGATCACCATTTCTGAAAAGATCAAACCTCCAGCAGCTATGATGGAAACAGAGCAAGATCAAGCACTGTCACAAGTTTTCTTCAAGAAAATGAAGGATACTGAAAGTAGACTTACAAAAGACATGAAAGTAGACTTACACAAGACCTTTGTGCCACAAATTGATCAGGAGTATCCTTTTCCATTTGAGGAGAATAGTGAAGTTATTGAAATTGACAAAGATATAGTGATCAAGAAAATGAAGATGGAAGCTGAGATAATTCATGAAGATAACAGAGGTGGATTAAACCTATTGACTGGGATTGGTGCTATCTGCTCATTTGgggttgctgctgctgctaccaTTTGCATCATCTTCATTGGTAATCGCCAAAAACATAAGCAAAATCAGATGCTTCGGTTCCAGATCTTTTCTGATGATAAGGTGAGACAAAGTTTGACAGTCAATGTTGACAGAATTTGGTCCATATTATTTGCTCTTTAATCTTTTTGCACACCTTCAAAAAGATTTATAATAGAATATATCTTTAGAATGTCTCACTTAGTTAACGCTACACTAATTGAAACACTACATGTACGTTTGAGAAAAAATAACAATAAGTgctccttgttttttttttatatttttaaatgtcAAGTATTTTGGAACGAGTTTATTTTGCGAAATGGAAAATAATATAAAGATGAGGTGGTATATTAATTTTGATTGTTGATCTAATCTAAATAAGATGTTATGTGCGGTTGCAGAGGATGAAGCAAGTAGTTCACCACGCAAGCAAATTGAATGAAGCAATATCAGCAGTAAGAGGAGTTTCTATAAACAGAGCACAAATCACAGTTGGGGGATACTATGATGCTGTCTGAAGCAATAAATATCCAGTAATGACTTAATCAGCCTCCTGAGTCATTGTTATGTCCAAGTATTTTATAAATATAGGATCATTATAAATGCTGTGTAGATATATGTCGGATTTCCTATATTCCATGAGCTTAGTAAGGTCAgttattctaaaaaagaaaacaGGAGTTTGGTAATGTGTGATGTTTGGTTGTGTGTGTTGTACATGCAATTTACTTGTGGAGGCTAATCTAGGACTTGGAgggttcaatttttttttaatcggTGGACCAATCTTTATTCATGAGAGGAAAGGATATGATACATTTGGGAAAGGGGGATTTAACACCTGATCCTTGGGCACAATCTCTGTGACTATATATGTCAAATAAGGCAGAAAACAAAGAAGACTCCTACTTAGACTAGTAGCTAAAAAAGCATCTCAAAATGTCTCACATcgaatttcagaagctttaattTGTCCGattctaaaaaaaaatcatttctcaGCAGCCCGCTTATTTGTAATGGTAATCCAGAACTATATGCAGGTGGATAAGAGTTGTGGTGGCTAGTCTATATCTGCAACTTTGTTCTCTTCCCTATACCAATGCTTAACCATCGCTTCTTTTTCGCTCACAATCTGCTTGACTTTGTCCTCGTTGATAGTAGACACTAACACCTTCAACCGCTATTTTAATCAATCCTCTTGTTATACAATAATGTAATCCCAAGAACATCTTGTAGTACAAAGGAGGAGGTTTGGTCCATTTAACCCTAAACCTAAGCAAAATGAGTATATATACCATGATAAAGGTTCCACTGCAATCTCTAGTTACTCCTCCTATCCCCACAAGATCTTTCTACAACTTCCATCACTGTTTAGCTTGTAGTACAAAGGAGGAGGTTTGGTCCATTTAACCCTTTTGCACATTCTGTGATAAATAGGTTGATCAATAATGTGTTGTAGCTTTTCTCATGTTGTTTTCACCTATAGCTGTTTAATTATACATAGAGTGATTAGTTGTAGATCTTTGGATAGAAGGGAGCTCAGATCCGTAGTTACTAGCATATCTCAGATTCCATCAGAGATTAGATCATGAAGCCTAGTGGTGTCTATTGGTGCCATAAATCCAGAAAAACTTGGCAAGAAAATTCTCAATTTGACAAGATTACGTTGATATCAAATGCACAAGAAAGGCAAGAAGGATATGTCTAATCAAACTAGTATTCCCTCCTGGAGATAACAATCTGGAGTGCCAACCTCTTACCCTTCTAGTTATTTGCTAATCATCATTTAGTATGCGATCCTTTGTCTTTCAACAAAAAATTGACaacttaaataattaattaggAAGATTTATTGTTTCATTCCAGTCCATCCAGCAATACTGACACCCTAACTGTCGAAAGCACCAGGATCTAATAAGAAGCAACTCTTTGTCTTGTTTACTAACTGTCCAGATATAGCCTCATCGGCGGCCAAGATATTGATCTCTAATTTGATTGTTCTCTTCCTGCCACCGGAGAATATTATGAGGTCATTTGCAAATTCTAGATGATTCACCTGAGGCTCCCTTCTATTCATAGAGAAACTAGTAAAGTCTCCATAGTTATGTAAATTGTCCAACATTATAGACAGGTTCACAATACTGATAATACATAATGAAGGTGAGATGGAGTCTCTGTCTTAATTCATTTTTAGACTTAAAAAAACTATGCCTCTGCACATTAACAGTAGCATTGTACTAGTTACAAGAGGTGCTTATAGATTAACTCTACCCAATGCTCTGAAAAGCCTAGTTTCCTCATTATCTGATTAAGTCATTACTAGGCTACCCTGTCATATGCCTTGGCCCTATCAAGTTTTATGACTACATTGCTCCACTTCTATGATTTTTGAATGTCATTTAGAGAAAGTGCAAAGATTAATTGGTAAGATAGCAGCCCTCGATCGATTCATATCACGGTCATTGGAAACGGTGGCACAAACGAGTGGACACCGGAATGCCaagaagcattaaaggatttGAAGAGCTATTTGACAAACCTACCATTGCTGGCCAAGACCTTAGAAGGTAAACATCTGTTGATCTACCTGGCAGTGTCCGAAGTTGCGGTAAGTACAGTACTAGTATGGGAAGATAAAAGTACagaatctccaatatattatgtcaGCAAAACATTGTTAGATACTGAAACCAGGTATCCTCACTTAATAAAATTAGCATTGGCAGTTAGAGTAGCTGGCCGAAAattaagaccttactttcagtgtcatcctattTCTGTTGTCACCACTTCCCCATTACGGAGTATCCTGCATAAGCCAAAACTCTCGGGACGACTTGCCAAATAGCAGTCGAGCTGAGTGCATATGACATTTCATATCAACCCCGTACTGCCATCAAGTTGCATGTCCTAGTGGACTTTGTCACTGATTTCAATATAGATATACTTTCCGAAGCGAAAAAAGAAGCGATAATAGCTTCTGGAACAATTCTGGGAACCTAGACCCTCTATAGAGATGACTCATCCAACGTGGAAAGGTAGACCTAACATCCTACTTATCATCCCAACTGGGGAAATGGTATAACaagctactccctccgtttcaatttatgtgaacttgtttgactgggcacggagtttaagaaaaaataaaaacttttgaaatttgtggtcctaaacaattcaaaaagggacccagagtatttgtgtggttataaacgcttctcattaagggtagaattataagtttaagtaaaattatttccaaatttaaaaaggagtcattctttttggaatggaccaaaaaggaaataggttcacataaaatgGAACGGAGGTAGTATAAAATACCATTCCATAACTAATAATGAAGCTGGATATgaggatgttgttgttgttgcaggaATCGACTAGCTCAGGGACTCGGGGCTGAACACATAAAGTAGAAGAGTGACTCTCAACTAGTAGTGAACCAAGTACATGGGACTTATGTAGCACGTGAAGCCCGCATGCAACAATACCTAGCCAAAGTTACATAACTCTTAGGTCAGTTCAAGTGAATGAAGGCaacccaaataccccaagagaaaaagaagttgatGCTCCAGACAATTTTGGATTTGTTGTCGGCGTTACCGAGTATGGGATCAGCCCTATTGTATATTTGTTTCACTCCTCCATCGATCAAACCAAAAATGAGGTAAACACAATCATTATAGTTTGGTATTGGCGTAatgatttcattaattacttGTAGAATAGGACCTTACCTGAACTCAAGATGGCTGCTCAACAACTTCGAATTTGGACATCATGATACTGACTCATCGATGGGGCCCTGTACCGAATGATGTTCGGTGGCCCGTTAGCCAAATGCCTAGAACCTGGAAACACATACTATGCAATGTGAGAAGTCCATGAAGGTCATTGTGGCAACCAATCCAAAGATAGATCACTTGTCCGAAAGCTAATAAGAGTCGAATATTATTAGCCTAAAATGGAACAAGACGCAACTAGCTTTGTCAAGAGATGTGAAAAGTGTAAACGATTCGCTCATTGATTGTATCAACCAGCCGAACCACTTCACTTGTTGCTCACCtcgtggcctttcatgaaatgaggaatggacaTAGTAGGTCCGCTACCACAGGCCCCAAGACAGGTaaaatattttcttgtttttacTGATTAGTTATCAAATGGACTGAAGTAGGAGCGTTCGCACAAATCCGATAAATCGCATGCGATAATGGATCATAGTTTGTCGGGATCAAAATAACCAAATTCTTCGAAGAATGGCAGACCAAAAGGATCACTTCTACCTCGTACCACCCAGGAGCAAACGGATAGGCCGAATCCTCAAATAAGGTCTTGCTCAACAGCTTAAAGAAAAAATCTAGAAGAAGCTAAGAGAAGATGGCCAGAAGACCTGCATGGAGTAATATGGGCCTGTCGTACGACAATAAAGTCGAGCACAGGGGAGAACCCCTTTCTTTTTAGTGTACGTGTCTGAGGCCCTTATTCCAGTCGAGATAGGAGAATTAAGCTTAAGATTCACCCACGCTTCCGAAGAGTCAAACAACGAAGTTTTATGCGCAGCCTTGGACCTACTAGGAGGACAAAGAGAAATGGCTCTGATTCAAATAGCAACACAAAAAGCAAAGAATCGAGAAATATTACGACAAGAGGGCGGACCTTCTACATTTCAAAGTGGAGGATTATGTGCTGCGAAATTGTGTTCTCAGCATCCCATAAACCAAACATGGGAAAGCTTGGACCCAATTAGGAAGGACCTATCATATCGTCGAGATAAAAGGCAAAGGGTCATACAAACTCGAGAAAATGGATTATTGGCCCGTCAAGGCGATCTGGAATATGGCATATCTCAAAAGATTCTACTTCTGCAGACTACAACGGTTCTACTTCCTTCCCTATTCACACATtacaaattcattttattttatttttactaataGGTTTATATGATAGGCAATAAGCACCGCTTCGAGTGATGACTATATTAACCCTTGGCAAAATTCTAGAACCATCATAGTTCCTAGCCAAGGTCGAAACATCTAACTAAAAGGGCTCTTGTTCATTCTTCATCTAAAAATTCTTCTACATCCTTTTACTTCCCTTGCACGAAAAGGACCATTGGTAGAGCAAGCCACGACAGGACCAAATACTTAGCTATATGCTGTAAAGAGGCAATACCAGTGCCTGAGCCTTTATTCTTCAAACTCGAACACTGGGGGAGACTACACCATATGGAACTACAGAAACGTAGAAGTACCTGGAAGACTGGAGTATAAATTGGAAGATCGGCGGATTTTAAAATCTCATAAGATCTTTAGATAAAGCCTCTCAAAAAAGCGTAATGGTCCATTCGATCCAGTAGAGGAAAATTTAGTTGTTTACTCAAAACTCATCTGATACGTTAAGTCAAAGAATGACTCAATAATATAATCAGGTTCACTACCCTATTCAAATGAATGAAAGTTAATTTCTTTTTAGAACTTATGTTCCGTTTCTACTTTACAAACATGCTTTTAGAACTTTATTTGAGACAAGATCTATCACTTCTCTGTGCCTAGAGAAATCACCTTCACTCACGCCAAACATACATAAATATATGGCCACTTTTATGCACAAACTGCTAAGTTACGACTAGCAATGATCGATTCAAAAAGCAATGAATCATAGAAAATTCTAAGTCTACGAGACAAAAAAAGTGAGAGGAAACACAAATAGAATATTTAtatatgcaatcagcattagacgAAAATATGGAAGGTACAACGAGGTTCATAAACACTATTTCATTCATATATTAAGGGGCCCGATATCGTGAAGTACATAAGAATGCCTAAGAGGAACTTTGGGACCCAAACTAGGGTCTAATACCAGGCCTCGAGGAGAGAAGTAGAAGGGGCATCCAAGATAAGCACCGGCCACAATAGGAAGAGCTGAAGACTCGGGGAGAAAGGCGACTTCCTCTTCCTCACCATCTTTATCCTCGAGATCATCTTCGTCCAAGTCAGTGCCGACTCCTTGCTTACCGGGGGAAGGAAGGCCAAATCGTCTCTGAATCTCCCTTGCCTCGCCCTCGAGTTGAGAAACCTTGCGAGATTTGTCCAATACCCTCGTATGTTCTTCGTGGAGGGCCAGCAAATGAGTCTCCAAAATTGCCTAGGCCCCGTCTAACATTATCCTTCTCTGCAAGGTTTCGAAGGCTTCTTGAAGAGTCACCTGATCGTTGTTGTTGGCCTGAGCCCTGGCCTCAACCGCCTCCAAATCGGACCTTATTCCCTGAACCTCAGCCTCCAATTAGGAACAATCTTCCCTCGGTCGTATCAATGCTCATTTTCAAGGCCGACTCATCTTGAAGAATCGAAAGTCTTTAAGTGCCACTGCTAAGCTCAACTCTAAGAGTCGCCTCGCTAGCAAGAAACTCTTGCATTCTATGCTCGAAGCTCCTCTCTTCCACTTCGGTCCTTGGCAGGAGGGATTTCTTCTCAGCCTTGAGGCTCTCGATCTCCTTCTTAAGATCATCACTTTCGGCCCTCAGCATTTGCTAGTGCCTCATCACTTCCTTGGTTAAATCCATATCCCCTCGGACTTTTTTCATGGCCCCTAAAGTGAGAAAGCAAGATGCATAGAAAAATAACATAGACAAATAAGAAGAGGACAAAATTGAAGAGTACTCCATCAAACAACATAAACAGAATTATGGAACATACTCTAGTAGTTGTGTAAGCCATTTGAGTCACTAGCACTTTTATGTTCATGGACTCTCATATTCTTCTACTCCCGGCCCGCCAACTTGGGAAGATGGATGGCAACGTGCTTGGGGTGAAGAGATCGATCCTGCTAGGCTCCAAAAAATTAACAACCCACTGCTCGATAGTAGCGTCCATGGGAGTGGAATCATCAGGAATTTGAACAGTAGCTCCAATAACATATCCTGACGGGACCCTCTCCTCCGCAGATGGATTAGCTTGAGAGGGCTAAACTTTTGGGTCCTGGGAAAACATTAGTCTTTTTTCCTAGATTGGAAGTGTTGCCTAAGTGCCAATCCTTCTTTTGGGATAAGACATGTTTCTTCCTCCGCAAGTATATCAACGGGACGAGGATTTTTATATCAAAGTCAATCATGATAGGGCCAGGAGATGCCGACCTCACAACTAAACTATGTCGAATGGGCAGGAGACTGGCCTGAGAGATATTTCCATCGGACCCGTTGCGTGAGGCTTTCTTTTCAATGAGTTCTCTTTCTATTAGCCACCACTGAAGGAGGTGGTACTATAAGGATCTCGGCAGCGTCTCTATGTGGCGCTTCGACAAATAGTTACCGGATTATCTGAGAAGCGTCTGCCACAAACGAGAGCAGGGCAGGATCCTGAGCTCGAGACTGGGGTCTCTTGTCGATACCCACACTTTCAAAAATTTACCTTTTTTTGAAGAAACGAAAAGGGATAAAATAAGTAGAGGAACACCCGAAGCAGAACATGCTTGAATGCTTGGATACACCGAGTTTGTCGGCAATAGCCTTCAAGGTCCTTAGACAGTTGGTTGAAACTCATAGGACCTTAGCCACCCATTCTTCAATACCGGGTGCTCCTCGCGAGCCACCACAATAGCTGCAAGAAAAATAATATGTATAATTTAACGAGCAACGCTAAAAATACACTAAGAGGGAATGAAAAAAGCACTCATGATTAAGGTTCAACTTCTCAGGGAACTGGATGTTCTCGCTCGAATAAAGAAACTTGGTATGCACCACCAAGTACCTCTCGAACCATCTTTGATCAGGGTCCTTGCTACAATCGGATATCAGGGCCATCAGACCTCGATTAGTAGTGTTGATTATTCCCCCGCGATAATTTTTTGGGAAGTAAAAATGATAAAGTTGTCGAAAAGTAAAATTGACATCAGCCTTCGTAGCCAGATGACGAAGGCATAAAACTAATATCCAAATTGGGGGCCGACTTGAGCTAGGCACAACTTGTACCGAACGTAGAGCTCGGCAATAACTTCATCCACTGGGATTTCGAATCCTATGGTAAAATGATATGTAGGGATAAAAAGTGGCATAGATGGTGACTAGTAAGCCTTTTATCCTCTCGGGGAATCCCGATAACGATATCTATTCTATTGGTCGATCTACAGTCCTCCCAAACTCGTCGAATGATATCATTAGTAATAAGAGAAGGATAAATAAACAATGGGGAGTTTTGATCCCCTATGTATTTTTCAGTCTTTTCCCTTACATGGAAGTCATTATCTTTCTTTAACTCCTTTGGCACGATATCCGAGACCATTCGCTCAGGCGGGGATGCTAGGTCTACCTTCTTGGAggtctttctcttcttttctggAGGTGAAACTTTACAGACCACCGTCCTCTAGATACCAGCATCGACAAGAACATCCTCCGTAGCACCGGAAGTAAGAACGGGGGAGGATTGCTCTTCTCAAAGGTGTCGGTCCTAAGAATCCAttgatgaaaattgaaaaaaactttaatagaagaagcagaaagctttttgttttaaaaaaaaaaaacaaagcacGCAAAGTCTTTTGTTGCTAGAGAGAGAGTTTAAATGAGTGAAGGTATGAAGTGAGACAAAGGCTAGTCCTTTTATAAGAAAAAGTCATAATTAACGGAATTCGTTGAAGGCACCAATTACAGTCAGACTAGTCACCTGTCACATGACCTCAAAAGACCTCTTTACTCCTAAGATACTTAAGAACCACC
This DNA window, taken from Nicotiana tabacum cultivar K326 chromosome 4, ASM71507v2, whole genome shotgun sequence, encodes the following:
- the LOC107770375 gene encoding uncharacterized protein LOC107770375 gives rise to the protein MDLEEWEVLPEDGFLEIHDDGGNKIFSRKFISDSNRVFHDYFSCSTPNPCQFVHSTVHPRVPKQLIPLSIQLEPRIQKTQDDDHEVSKEVITTQVPFEITISEKIKPPAAMMETEQDQALSQVFFKKMKDTESRLTKDMKVDLHKTFVPQIDQEYPFPFEENSEVIEIDKDIVIKKMKMEAEIIHEDNRGGLNLLTGIGAICSFGVAAAATICIIFIGNRQKHKQNQMLRFQIFSDDKRMKQVVHHASKLNEAISAVRGVSINRAQITVGGYYDAV